A window from Falco naumanni isolate bFalNau1 chromosome 3, bFalNau1.pat, whole genome shotgun sequence encodes these proteins:
- the LOC121084831 gene encoding leukocyte elastase inhibitor A-like yields the protein MCSLSAANAKFCLDFFRELSKRKRNENIFFSPLSLSAAFGMVVLGARGNTLKQIEEVFHFSEVLSSTSQGNRYPSEKSEEAGVHSQFQALLAAVSEPRPGCSLTIANRLFGETTYPFFQKYLDSTKKFYRAELEPVNFKHTEEEAREKINFWVENETKGKIKDLFAAGFIDPSTVLVLVNAIYFKGKWAVEFKKEDTKEMYFQLNKNEKRTVQMMFQEGYFNMAIIEELKVKVIELLYFDDELSMFILLPEVVCEDFTGLEQLECSLTYEKLAGWTSSARMQQLRVKVYLPQFKIEESYVLNKTLQDMGMMNVFDWGKADLSGISRKDGLVVSKAIQKSFIEVSEEGTEAADAMGHVLIPLCHPVCYEFKADHPFLFFIRHNPTDTILFFGRYCSP from the exons ATGTGCTCTCTCAGCGCAGCCAATGCCAAGTTCTGTCTTGACTTTTTCAGAGAgctgagcaaaagaaaaagaaatgaaaacatcttCTTCTCCCCGCTAAGTCTCTCAGCTGCCTTTGGGATGGTTGTCCTTGGAGCTAGGGGCAACACACTCAAACAGATTGAGGAG gtatttcatttcagtgaagttttgaGCAGTACAAGCCAGGGAAACAGATACCCTTCTGAGAAG TCTGAAGAAGCAGGAGTGCATTCCCAGTTCCAGGCTCTGTTGGCTGCAGTCAGTGAGCCCAGACCAGGATGCTCTCTCACCATTGCCAACAGGCTCTTTGGAGAAACTACTTATCCATTCTTCCAG AAATACTTAGATTCAACTAAGAAATTTTATCGAGCAGAACTGGAACCAGTCAATTTTAAACACACTGAAGAAGAAGCCAGAGAGAAGATTAACTTCTGGGTGGAAAATGAGACAAAag gtaaaatcAAGGATCTATTTGCTGCTGGATTTATTGATCCCTCTACTGTACTTGTCCTGGTCAACgctatatattttaaaggaaagtggGCAGTAGAATTTAAGAAAGAGGACACTAAGGAAATGTATTTCCAGCTGAACAAG aatgagaaaaggaCAGTGCAGATGATGTTTCAAGAAGGTTATTTTAACATGGCCATCATAGAGGAACTGAAAGTGAAAGTGATAGAGCTCCTATACTTTGATGATGAACTAAGCATGTTCATTCTTCTTCCTGAAGTGGTCTGTGAGGACTTCACTGGCCTAGAACAG CTTGAATGCAGCCTCACATACGAAAAACTGGCAGGATGGACCAGCTCGGCTAGAATGCAACAGCTGAGAGTGAAGGTGTACCTGCCTCAGTTCAAGATCGAGGAAAGTTACGTTCTAAACAAAACTCTCCAGGACATGGGAATGATGAATGTTTTTGACTGGGGAAAAGCTGATTTGTCAGGAATCTCTAGGAAGGATGGTTTGGTTGTGTCCAAGGCCATCCAGAAGTCATTCATCGAAGTCAGTGAAGAGGGCACTGAAGCAGCTGATGCCATGGGTCATGTTCTAATACCTCTGTGTCACCCAGTTTGTTATGAGTTCAAAGCTGACCATCCGTTCCTCTTCTTCATCAGACACAACCCAACTGACACCATTCTCTTCTTTGGAAGATACTGCTCCCCATAA